The following DNA comes from Nicotiana tabacum cultivar K326 unplaced genomic scaffold, ASM71507v2 Un00001, whole genome shotgun sequence.
TAATAAAACATAAAACATACATTAGTTGCAACTGACTCATTGTGGTTTAGTCTTTACTAGATTTTGCTACAAGACAGCAACTGATTATATATTACAAGAACCACTAATTACATTCAGTTTTCGTGTTTTCAACCATTTAGTGTCATCAAGTGGAAGTAGCTTgcttaaaaaattaatattagcAAAAACCAAGGCAGATTTTTTTTCTGGAAAGGACAAAATATCATTGATGTCAAAGCAGCACCAAGTACGTCCTGTCAAATATAGTACAAGATGTGCAAAGCACTGATTTTGTCAAGCAAGACATTTACATTATGTACAAACACCAGGCTGCACCAAAAGGATAGATATAATGAAGACTAGCTGCACTTTCTTTTTGTCCTTCAAAAAGTCTATTGTTTCTTACTATCCACACAGTCCACCAACACTGCTTAAAAATTAGCTCTACCAGcaaattactttttaattttgtttgCCTTGAGTAGGAAAATACTAAAGAAATCATCATGCTAAGGTCTGACTGTAAGGTATACTCTTCCATTACGAAATTGTACACCTACTGTCCTTTAGGCACATCCAAAAAGAATTAACCTATTTTATTAGagaaaaagttacaaaatctccATGAATCAAACTAACGTAGAATAAACTGATTTGTTTGGTCTGTGACAGCCTTTTGCGTTTCAAGTTACTGTACAAATGTTTCTTTCAATAATGTGCACCAAGTCGGTGTTGCAGACATTTTTTAAGACAAgtataaatagaagtatgaaaCTCAATATGTATACTGCAAATTTAGCCAGCATAACGAAAGTGAAGGTGAGGTGAGTTTATATGAGAATCCGGTGTCTAAATGCAAACAAGTCAGATATCTAGGCTTGATGGTACGATAGATGAAAATGTTACACATAATTAAAATAGGATGGTTGAAGTGCTACCGAAATGTTATGCGAAGCACATATCAAAGTGAAAGAGTTTCATAGAAATGTTTTAAGATCAGCAATGTTGGAGTGGATACTGGACCTCTAAGGTCCAACATATTCACAAAATCAAAAAATGTTAAGAAGAATGTGTAGTCATGCAAGAGCATACAAGATTAATAATTGATCAGATTCAGCAAAAAGTGCAGGCAGCACACATGGAGGATAAAATGAGAGGCACTCGCTTAAGATGGTGAACAACCAGATGTACCGGTTGGTAGGTGAAAAACCATGGTGATTAAAGGTGATAGGACAAGATAAACCTAAACTCACATGAAAGGGAAATTATCTTGAAGACCTACGATCACTTGAATCCTCGTAGACTTGACAAAAAATAAggtacaatgaaaaaaaaaatccataTAGGTAATACCAATTAGTTAGGGTTTAGTCATGTTGGTATGCTTACTTTAGGTCCACTATTCACTATGAGTCTTTTAATTTTGTTAGGGATTTGAATGCCATCAAAAAATGTGGAGAACTTTCTAGTGCTAGAAGAAGATTGAGACATGTCTACATGGAGCAACATAAATAGTGAAGATTCCTATAGCCGAACCCTGCTAACTTGGGATTGAGGTGTAAGTTGTTCTAACTCGGTGTTCTTTCTTTAATCGTAGTCTTCTATTATCAAAGTCAAATCAAAAAATTCAGGATGGAATTCGCATCAAAATGCACTTGGTGAAATGATACATTAGGAATAACAGATTAGCACTTCATCAGGCCAGGGCTTCGAGAGGATAGAAAATCACCAGAAGCATTGGTGGGATATTATACTTGCTTTTCTGTATTTACTTGCGCAACAGTAATAAATCAAAAATTTACCTCCTCAATAGCAGTCCGCAATGGAGCTGATGACTGAGGCAGCAACGAAAGCATGGTGTCCACTAGAACATCCATCAGTTCAGGTGTACCTTCTCCAtctacttcatcttctccagAGGAAGCAAGAAGATCAGAAGATTGAAAAGCTTTTGTACAGCAAATAACCAATTCGGAGGCAGCTTCGGAAAATTCCCCAGGCCGAAGTAGGACTTGAAGCAACAATTGTATCAGAAGGTACCTCATGTAATGAAACTTATTTGCGTCAATACTTGGGCCCAAGTTTCTCTCCTGCCATCATTTGGAGAAAAAAGATTAATGTAAGATGGAAAAAGGAAAGCAATCTAAGTTTCTCACAGAAGATATGGAGTACATTTCGCTTTCCTGAACACAGTTATAGTGGTTAATCTGAAATAACGAATACAAGTCCCTGATGGAAATATAAAATGAGTAATAAGAAGATATGGTTTTTGAATTAGCTTACTCAGACTCCTCACCCAAGAAGGAGAACACGCGTATCTAACAATAAAGAAGAGTTGAAAGGCCTAAAGCAAGGGACATCGGTTTCACAAAAGGCAGAAAATAGTTTGACTAGTGCTGAAGTCAGCAACCTTAATAGGATGCTACAAAATGAAGTGTCACAAAATATCTCACCTGTCTTGAGAGCTGAGACTCCATATCCTGCAATTTTTTGAATGCCTCGTCATCCTCAGCGTTCAAGGACCTGAACAGTGAAACAGAAGGAATGTTTCGCAGTGTGGTAAGAAATCGCATGAAATACGCTCCAAGATCATTAACTTCAACACCAGTTGCCACAACATGAGGTCCTTCTCCTTTTAGAGCATTTGACAGCAGTAACTGTAGCTGCTCAATGCACATTCTACAAAGAGCACTTGAAATGGAAGACTTTGGCCACCTAAACTTCTCCTCCAATTCAAAAGATGTCACCTCAGTTCCAAGAGTTGAAGAGAATAAACCCTGAACGGCCAGAAATTTGAGAATTTCTCTTTGCACCCTGAACCTTGCATTTGTATCCAAAGTTAGATGTTTCAAGCTATTGGGAAGTGACTCTACAACCCAGCCTTTCAAAAAATCTGAAGTTGCTGCTGCTCCAACAGAATCCTTATAATCTATGGAACCTATTTCTGAGTTGTCATCTGTCGTTTGACTCTGATCTGAATGCTCGTCTGAAGCATGACCTTCATCCAGGAACACGTCAACCAAGTTCTGAATGAGAAGCATGCATCCCGACTCAGTTTTAAACTCAGCCATCAACTCTTTTACTGTTTTTGTCCTGGTGATGGAATCAAATTTCCCATTACTATGTTTCTGTAAAGCCACAATAACTGCCACTCTTCTTACATCATCATGCTTGACCCACTCAGATAATTCTTTCACAAAATATTGACTGGCTTTGAGTAGATTAGTGTCTTTTCTGGAAAGTACATCCATTAAGCAGCGTACAACTTTGTCCGATAGGATATTGTAGATGCACGAAGCGGGCAGTTTTGGAAGGAGAAGCAGCAGAACATTGAGTGCCAAGCTCTTGCGTTCATGAGATGGTGATGAAAGAAGTGATCCTTCGATGATAATCTCGCAAAAGTTTTTAAGATTTTTCTCAATATCTTCTTCTGCTGAGCTACCCTTGCGGGTTTTTTTGTGCTTTTTTACGGAATTCAAAGCTGCTGAGGGATCAAACTCTTGTACAACATTTTCAGGTAAGAGAATATTTACCAAGGAATACCATACACTATGAGTTCGTGGATGGCAGAAACTGGACTCCTGCACATCCATAAAGTCCACAGATCAAAATATGAACAAACCTTTTCAAGgaaggaaaatgaagaagtttaATAGCACCTTCAAGCAATTGGAAAGCAAGGACAGATGTTCGACAGTGAAAAGCCTGCCGGGGCTATAAGGAAAAGGCAGAACCTTTCCAAACTCTTTATCATCGAAACGAACTTTTTCACGTATAGTAAGGGCAAGAAGCAAAGCATCCGGATTTCCAACTTCTGTTGCACCTTCAAACCACTCTTTAAGTCCAGGAGCTTCAAGTATATGATTCAATGAAGCTTCAACAGGTAACTGACATGACAAAAATGTGGATAGTGACGCGGCTAAACAGAATGCATCTTACGGAAAAAACAAAATTAGAGGAAAAGGACATAATGGTAAAGAACAAATGCACTTAATTACAAAAAGCTAAACCAGCAACATGACAGAAGCAATTTTAGAGTAATAGGAAAATGTGATACTTTTTGGATAAGTAATAGAACATTTTATTGCGCAACAGATGGTGCAGAAAGCGGTGATGTTTATAAGACAACTGAAAAATGTCCTAAAAGCTTCATAAAGGAGATGTATAAGTTCATATAAGTTTGTAATGACACAACAATGCCAATATATGAATCTATTTTCAAGTAATAACTAAAGCGTACATGCTAAGCCTAAATTTGCAATTCACGGACTTGTAAAAGTTAAAGTACCTTCTCAACCAACTCCAAGATAATTAAAACAGCAGGCTCTTGCAAGTAACGTTTCTTCGTTGCCAGTGAGACAAGAGAACCAACAAATTCTTTAATATAAGGAGTGTTCTTATCAGCAGTCCACTCTAAAAGTAATCTTCCTGATCTTGCAATAGCTCCATAAGCAAACAAGCGTCCCAATAAGCAATCTTTTATGTCctacaaaacaaaattaaactgTAAGTCAGCCCATAGGAAAACTAATAAGTTCACGACCAAAGGCGATCATTCCCACCTGACCCTTCATGGAAGAAGAGATCTCCAATAATTCCACAATTAGCTTCAACAGCGCACCCACTTTTATGCATGGAACTGTACCAACCAATACTGTCATTCCTAATGCAAATCCTTGCCTTGCACACTGCACATATAAGAAACAGATAAAGACTTTGTTGGGGAACATTGAGCTTATTAAGACAATCATGGCACATAGAACTATGAGTAGCTCAGTAGCATGGCACATAAAACTATAAGAAGAATAGACATTTGCCACTAAGCCTATAATATTTCATTTGAGCTTTAAATTTAAGTCTGTGGACAATATAGCTATAAACTTATTCAAAGACACAAGCTATGAGTAATCTACCTGCCAGTGACCATAATGTAACTTTCTGAGGTTCTACCATAAAATAACATTTCAAACGTAAAGACAGGAGAGCATATCTTAATCATCTTATTGTACGATACAAATTTCCTGCATGAATTTGCTTTTTTTGATATCAGGTGGGAAGTAAACAAGAACACATAAAGATATTTTAGCACATTACAAAATATGTTATTGCTGCTAGCTGTACATACTTCTCACTTCTCAGCATTTTGTTAATGGTGGAAATCAATAATACTATCTATTATTGATTAAAACAAGAACCTGCGAAGATATTAGTCTCCCAACAAATTTTCAATTACAAAATGAAGATGGAAAGGCATACAACCGTATTTAAGCCATTAAGTTTAATAGTAACAGCATAGTTAGGCATTTATCTTTTTAAAGATAAGGGACGAAGAATACCGTAACTAGTAGCGATCAAAAACAATTAGGCACTTATTATTTTCAACAGAACTACAGAACAATTATACTACAATTAGACAAACACACCTCTCTTGATGAAGAAACCCCGCGAATGAGCCTCCGAACTGCATATCTCAGAGAAGGGGCACAGTTATTCAACCCATCATCCTTTTCAGCTTCCAATTTGAGCTGACCATCAACcacttccttgttctccagattATCATAAGCCTTCTGAACTTCAAGCAACTCAGCAACTAAAGACTGAGCAGCTACTTCTCTAATAGACACTTCAGCAGCTGCAAGGTCCTTAAATACACCAATGTGGAACTCAGGCAACCCACTACTAGTAGTAGGAGAAATATCTGTCTTCTCATTACATCTCGATTCAAGAGAGGCCATCATTTGTTTATGCCAAGCCTCAGCTTTTCTCTCAGACTCGGCTCTGTGTCTCTCTTTGTCTAGAGctttcttttgcttcttcctcTCCATAGGATTGATGGAAATCTTGTGAAGAGTTGATGGGGTATTGGGTTTCTCCTCTGTTTCGGCCTTTCTTTTTTTAGtgtctttcttcattttctcCCTTGGCTGCTCAGACCCAACCATCTCCACGCTCATAATTCCAGCGTTTGTCTATCTCGACAAAAGTCCAAGTTGTAAGGTACTAAATAAAACAATACATCATTTAAGATAGTTAGAATTGTAAAGTTCCTACAGTTATATTTTGGTGGTTCCTAAAATAGAGAAAATTATGAACAATTATAGAAATAAATCCTTTCTTGATGAAAATAGAACAAAATCAAACGTGAAATTTCTAGAGAATCATATACTTTCTAAGAGAaggacaaaataaaatttctaAATTATTTCATTGATTCCTAGACAGCCAGCCATTGAAGCATATTAAGTATAACGCAGCACACAGTTATATTTAAATTAGTTAAAGCCAAATTTCAGCTAACCACTCACTAAACTATGTTCAATTTCCACATTGTCTCGGAGCTTTCATTTAGACTCATGAAAATAGAACATCAAATTTGTACCTAGAACATCTCAATCATTAGAGTTAAAAGGGTCGGAGTATCCATAATGAATGGACAGATAGCACGCGAGAGAAGAGAAACATACAGTTTTGATTCAGGCGAGAAGCTTCGTTTTCACGAGCAGGAGGAGCAACGTAGCGGCAGAGGGTTTAGAAAGAAATGGAATTAAGAGACAAGTATAGTTACATATGGGCTGGATTCATTCAGTCTGTGAGATTTGGGCTGGGCCTAAGTCTATATTCAAAGTATCTTTACATAAATAGTCGGTCAAATTTACTCTTTACCTTTTATAGTCAGTATACATAGATAATATGTTAATTTATATGATTATTACATGAATTATACATAATATTATATATTCACCGACTATTTTGAACATATTACAAAATATGCAATTACTGCTAGCTGTACATACTGCTCAATATTTTATTAATGTTGGCAATCAATAATACTATATCTTTTACTGATTAAGGAAAACCCTGTAAGGATCTTCCaacaaattttcaattttaaaataaactCGAGTATTTCTCAATACTCTAAAGTTTAATTTTTTAAACGAGTTTTCAAAAATTACTCAAGTTTTAATAGAAACAGCTCTCACAGATCATATCGATTAGTTGAAAAGCCTGAAAGAGAAGTTGTTTTTTGGGGTGATAAACATTGGTATCGGATTCAATGGAGTGCTTTTTTTTTAGGGGGCGGGGGGAGGGGTAATATTATATATTCACCTACTATTTTAATTTTAACGGTTGGTGGCAACTATTTAAATGAAATCTTCTTATTCGAATGAGTTCTAAACATTCTTTTGATTTATAAAATACTAAAAGATACCGACGGAAAAAAACACTAAAATGTATCAGATACAAGTTTATTTATTAATATAAACATCTAATTTGAATTTTCATCTCAATTCTTTATaattcgaaacaaatcacatttATTTGCTATTGATTGAACGTCCTGCATGAGTAAGTAACTAAGCTTACTTATAATCAAAAGAGAATACAAGTAAATAATCCTTATGTTAAGTGAAGTTAGATCTTGAAAAGAAAAATCATGTTGATATAACCTTCAGAAAGGAGAATGTTTGTGTCTCGACTCATAAATAAGTCGGGGTTTGAGCTCCAATTTTTTAAaatactagtatctatgaacgtgcgcGGCACATTAATAATGAcacgtgatgatttaaatatttatttatatgaagaaacaataaaatttaattaatgagagaaattttatgtataataatacaacaatcatctaaatgccgaaaatattattacattagcataatacatgaatttaaaataaaaggtcAAAACTTAcgcaaatgatcaattttgttatgttagttagataattatgtattatagttttaaaatatttaatgtgatggtatcgtaacgaacacttctttgtggacaatattttttttgtatatattttctcCTAATATTTTGGTTGCTTTGTCTTAACCacaactcttgttgtcgatcttgatatccccttgaaagtgcaacatataattgttcgtacaagaaaatatattgcggtaaatat
Coding sequences within:
- the LOC107810425 gene encoding uncharacterized protein LOC107810425; the protein is MSVEMVGSEQPREKMKKDTKKRKAETEEKPNTPSTLHKISINPMERKKQKKALDKERHRAESERKAEAWHKQMMASLESRCNEKTDISPTTSSGLPEFHIGVFKDLAAAEVSIREVAAQSLVAELLEVQKAYDNLENKEVVDGQLKLEAEKDDGLNNCAPSLRYAVRRLIRGVSSSRECARQGFALGMTVLVGTVPCIKVGALLKLIVELLEISSSMKGQDIKDCLLGRLFAYGAIARSGRLLLEWTADKNTPYIKEFVGSLVSLATKKRYLQEPAVLIILELVEKLPVEASLNHILEAPGLKEWFEGATEVGNPDALLLALTIREKVRFDDKEFGKVLPFPYSPGRLFTVEHLSLLSNCLKESSFCHPRTHSVWYSLVNILLPENVVQEFDPSAALNSVKKHKKTRKGSSAEEDIEKNLKNFCEIIIEGSLLSSPSHERKSLALNVLLLLLPKLPASCIYNILSDKVVRCLMDVLSRKDTNLLKASQYFVKELSEWVKHDDVRRVAVIVALQKHSNGKFDSITRTKTVKELMAEFKTESGCMLLIQNLVDVFLDEGHASDEHSDQSQTTDDNSEIGSIDYKDSVGAAATSDFLKGWVVESLPNSLKHLTLDTNARFRVQREILKFLAVQGLFSSTLGTEVTSFELEEKFRWPKSSISSALCRMCIEQLQLLLSNALKGEGPHVVATGVEVNDLGAYFMRFLTTLRNIPSVSLFRSLNAEDDEAFKKLQDMESQLSRQERNLGPSIDANKFHYMRYLLIQLLLQVLLRPGEFSEAASELVICCTKAFQSSDLLASSGEDEVDGEGTPELMDVLVDTMLSLLPQSSAPLRTAIEEVFKCFCCDVTDDGLLRMLRVIKKDLKPARRGETKSESEDDDDEDEDVLDIEEAEESDEAEMDETAESDGQADDSATVVGVEAVSSELPGASDDESDEGMDDDAMFRMDAYLAKIFKERKNQAGGETAHSQLILFKLRVLSLLEIYLHENPGKPLVLKIFSNLAQAFVNPHTTEGNEQLVQRIWGILQKKIFKAKDCPRGEAIQFAVLKTLLERNLTLAAKPFKKKKSANLSNKKQSVALNRYKMINSLAQSSTFWILKIIDAKKLPEPELQEFFGIFEGVLEEYFKTKKFQMKCEFLKEVFKRRPWIGHHLFGVLLEKCASAKLQFRQIEALELVIEILKSITSANPDDSSQDSSKKKLKSHAAKLGYLINALLRNMPDKASRRADVRKFCGKVVQVLTDLNLKASFLRALEPDCESQLGDMVPALKK